From Rhodopseudomonas palustris, a single genomic window includes:
- a CDS encoding DNA cytosine methyltransferase — MARAISTRVNGPTRKSIASKSAIRMPAFLAIDMFCGAGGTTRGLLDAGGYVIAGIDKDPKCERTYTENNGNFTLDRKPPYFFCRDIFPKSEQHPEGQQLKLRKELGALIERYRRLAPGVPLMFAICAPCQPFTTLARKELSQSRIARRRNDRNLLSEALKFVREFSPDIVLSENVAGISDPKFGGIWADFSSGLRRANYAVGSEVVCASRFGVPQYRKRSILVAVRKDKAKCGLAKELTLRLPTSDPLRTEVAVKAAIGHFPSLEAGELHDRIPNHRARALSPVNLQRIASAPPGASNSYLATTKFGDLSLPCHRRAAKKLKVSCFTDVYTRMSPDRPSPTITTKCHSISNGRFGHYDVSQNRGISLREAAVLQSFPEDYVFHPMHEVEGVARMIGNAVPPLLARSFAEFSLKLLDRRSFRARLRSPA, encoded by the coding sequence ATGGCGCGAGCAATTTCCACACGCGTCAACGGCCCAACGAGAAAGTCGATTGCCTCGAAGTCCGCGATCAGGATGCCCGCATTCCTCGCGATCGACATGTTCTGCGGTGCAGGCGGAACCACGCGCGGACTGCTGGACGCTGGCGGATACGTCATCGCCGGGATCGATAAGGACCCGAAATGCGAGCGGACGTACACGGAGAACAATGGCAACTTCACGTTGGACCGGAAACCGCCGTACTTCTTCTGCCGAGACATCTTCCCTAAATCGGAGCAGCACCCGGAGGGGCAGCAACTGAAGCTCAGAAAGGAACTGGGTGCGCTCATAGAACGCTATCGCCGCCTTGCGCCAGGCGTCCCGTTGATGTTCGCGATCTGCGCTCCATGCCAGCCGTTCACGACGCTTGCCCGCAAGGAACTTTCGCAATCGCGTATTGCGCGTCGGCGCAACGACAGGAATCTTCTCTCAGAAGCGCTCAAGTTCGTGCGCGAATTCTCGCCGGACATCGTCTTGTCTGAGAACGTGGCTGGGATCTCCGATCCCAAGTTCGGAGGCATCTGGGCCGACTTTTCCTCGGGGCTACGAAGGGCGAACTATGCGGTCGGTAGCGAAGTCGTTTGCGCGTCTCGGTTCGGAGTCCCACAGTACCGAAAACGGTCCATCCTTGTGGCGGTACGGAAGGACAAGGCCAAGTGCGGATTGGCGAAGGAGCTCACATTGAGGCTTCCGACATCCGATCCTCTTCGGACTGAGGTCGCGGTCAAGGCCGCCATTGGCCATTTTCCAAGTCTTGAGGCTGGGGAGCTTCACGATCGAATTCCGAATCATCGCGCGCGCGCTCTCAGTCCAGTGAACCTCCAGCGGATCGCTTCGGCCCCGCCGGGCGCGAGCAATAGCTACCTAGCGACGACCAAATTCGGAGACCTTTCGCTCCCCTGCCATCGCAGGGCTGCGAAGAAACTAAAGGTCTCGTGCTTCACGGACGTCTACACACGGATGAGCCCCGACAGGCCGTCGCCGACCATTACGACGAAATGCCATTCCATTTCCAATGGCCGCTTCGGTCACTACGACGTATCGCAGAATCGCGGGATCTCGCTCCGGGAGGCCGCAGTGCTTCAGTCGTTCCCGGAAGACTACGTCTTCCATCCTATGCATGAAGTCGAAGGAGTGGCCAGGATGATAGGAAACGCGGTCCCGCCGCTGCTGGCGCGTTCGTTCGCGGAGTTTAGCCTGAAGCTGCTGGACCGACGATCATTCCGGGCTAGACTAAGAAGCCCCGCCTGA
- a CDS encoding very short patch repair endonuclease — MDRISRAQRSANMRAVKSQDTGPEMLVRRAAHAMGLRFRLHKQDLPGRPDLTFARYRTAVFVHGCFWHGHAGCSRAKLPSSNFEFWSQKLKGNVERDRRNQEALERGGWHVAVVWQCQIPDLRAATEAVSRIPSLRRFASRRSGGAS; from the coding sequence ATGGACAGAATTTCAAGGGCTCAACGCTCGGCAAACATGAGAGCGGTAAAAAGCCAGGATACGGGTCCGGAAATGCTGGTTCGGCGCGCCGCCCATGCGATGGGGCTCCGGTTTCGGCTTCACAAGCAGGATCTTCCAGGACGACCAGATCTCACGTTTGCAAGGTATCGCACCGCGGTTTTTGTTCATGGTTGTTTCTGGCATGGCCACGCGGGCTGCTCTCGAGCGAAGCTGCCGTCGTCCAACTTCGAATTCTGGTCCCAGAAGCTCAAGGGAAATGTCGAACGGGATCGGCGGAACCAAGAAGCGTTGGAGCGAGGGGGGTGGCACGTCGCGGTGGTGTGGCAATGTCAAATCCCCGACCTGCGCGCGGCTACAGAGGCCGTATCGCGGATTCCATCGCTTCGGCGTTTCGCGTCGAGGCGTTCAGGCGGGGCTTCTTAG